The Sulfurospirillum halorespirans DSM 13726 genome has a window encoding:
- a CDS encoding tetraacyldisaccharide 4'-kinase: MFNRSRFVLWVEAYLFYPTSFFQRLLSYLLLPLSAVYCAVVLGKRFFYRKRKLFFTIPIVSIGNLTVGGNGKTPFCIALAKEHSSIAIILRGYGRKSHGLILVSDNGQIMCDALASGDEAMLYAKSLPDATVIVSEDRVEAIRFAKKKGAKIIFLDDGFSKSYISKIDILLKPVPEPPNSFCIPSGPYREPRFLYKFADLIVSEGNDFVRHVEVLNASKRMLLVTAISKPSRLDAYLPENVIGKISFEDHYMYTEKELENLLLQHNATTILTTQKDAVKMATFDIPLSILKLEVEIFPETLAKINTLLAPKR; the protein is encoded by the coding sequence GTGTTTAACCGCTCACGTTTTGTTCTCTGGGTAGAAGCCTATCTCTTCTACCCTACCTCTTTTTTTCAACGACTTTTATCGTACCTTTTACTCCCGCTTAGTGCAGTGTATTGCGCCGTTGTTCTGGGCAAACGCTTCTTCTATCGCAAACGAAAACTCTTTTTTACCATACCCATTGTCAGCATTGGCAATCTTACCGTTGGAGGCAATGGTAAAACACCATTTTGTATCGCGTTAGCCAAAGAACACTCCTCTATCGCCATCATTCTTCGAGGCTATGGACGAAAATCGCATGGACTTATTTTGGTCTCCGATAACGGTCAAATTATGTGCGATGCCTTAGCCAGTGGTGATGAAGCGATGCTGTATGCAAAATCTCTCCCTGACGCGACAGTGATTGTGAGTGAAGACCGTGTCGAGGCGATTCGCTTTGCCAAAAAAAAAGGAGCGAAAATCATCTTTTTAGACGATGGCTTTTCCAAAAGTTATATCTCGAAGATCGACATTCTCCTCAAACCCGTTCCCGAACCACCTAATAGCTTTTGCATACCCAGTGGACCGTACCGAGAACCACGGTTTCTTTACAAATTTGCCGATCTGATTGTCTCAGAAGGCAATGATTTTGTGCGCCATGTCGAAGTCTTAAACGCAAGCAAGCGCATGCTTTTGGTTACGGCTATCTCCAAACCCAGTCGTTTAGACGCGTATCTTCCAGAGAATGTCATTGGGAAAATCAGCTTTGAAGACCATTACATGTACACTGAAAAAGAGCTTGAAAATCTCCTTTTACAACACAACGCCACGACGATTTTAACCACCCAAAAAGATGCTGTCAAAATGGCAACGTTTGATATTCCGCTCTCCATTCTCAAACTTGAAGTTGAAATCTTCCCCGAAACACTCGCAAAAATCAACACACTTTTAGCTCCTAAACGCTAA
- the thrC gene encoding threonine synthase produces the protein MFIETRGNDGKRANKVPFSFAILNPSASFGGLYVPENLPKIDTTFLEKASKKSYKEITLDILRLFNIDIEEEVMQKAVALYDTFDDASEPTPLSQIEEDLFVNELYHGPTRAFKDMALQPFGYILSHLAQKLNEQYLILAATSGDTGPATLDTFANKPNIKVVCLYPDGGTSDVQRLQMTTQKSPNLKIIGIHGNFDDAQNALKSLLASSSFKEALNAKEIKLSAANSVNFGRIIFQIIYHIYAYVALLKKDKVELGKPFYTIIPSGNFGNALGAYYAKKMGLPIEKILIASNINNILTDLITTGVYDLRNRSLLQTTSPAMDILISSNVERVLFDKLGAARTKELMDSLKENKFYTLSKEELAQLQEDFEAVYSDDAFGKEQIKHYADQGYIMDPHTATCLKAYKELKAKPLPCVLCSTAEWTKFAPTMFNAIQQNSVKYSDKEALEGISTSLHVKIPECISTLFNEPVIHDKIVEKEGIEAEIFDFLNLTCKKECQ, from the coding sequence ATGTTTATAGAAACCAGAGGTAATGACGGGAAAAGAGCTAATAAAGTTCCCTTTTCATTTGCTATCTTAAATCCAAGCGCAAGCTTTGGCGGACTGTATGTGCCAGAAAATTTACCTAAAATCGACACAACCTTTTTAGAAAAAGCTTCAAAAAAAAGCTACAAAGAGATCACTCTGGACATTTTAAGACTCTTTAACATTGACATCGAAGAAGAAGTCATGCAAAAAGCGGTTGCATTGTATGATACGTTTGATGATGCCAGTGAGCCTACACCGCTGTCTCAAATTGAAGAAGACCTTTTTGTGAACGAACTCTATCATGGTCCAACACGTGCCTTTAAAGATATGGCATTGCAACCTTTTGGCTACATTCTCTCTCACCTTGCACAAAAGCTCAATGAGCAGTACCTCATTTTGGCGGCAACCAGTGGCGACACAGGGCCTGCAACGCTTGATACCTTTGCCAATAAGCCTAACATCAAAGTCGTCTGTCTTTACCCTGATGGTGGAACGAGCGATGTACAACGTCTTCAAATGACGACGCAAAAAAGCCCCAATCTTAAAATTATTGGTATTCATGGCAATTTTGACGATGCCCAAAATGCACTCAAAAGTTTACTCGCATCTTCCAGCTTTAAAGAAGCGCTCAATGCGAAAGAAATTAAACTCAGTGCTGCTAACTCGGTCAATTTTGGACGCATCATTTTCCAAATCATCTACCACATTTACGCCTATGTTGCGTTGCTGAAAAAAGATAAAGTCGAACTGGGAAAACCTTTTTATACGATCATTCCTAGTGGCAATTTTGGTAACGCTTTAGGAGCGTATTACGCGAAAAAGATGGGTCTTCCGATTGAGAAAATTCTGATTGCTTCTAACATCAACAATATCCTCACCGATCTTATCACGACAGGTGTGTACGATCTACGCAACCGAAGTCTGCTTCAAACAACCTCCCCTGCGATGGATATTTTGATCTCATCCAATGTCGAGCGTGTTTTGTTTGACAAATTGGGTGCAGCGCGAACCAAAGAACTCATGGATTCGCTTAAAGAGAATAAATTTTATACGCTAAGCAAAGAAGAGCTTGCACAGCTACAAGAAGATTTTGAAGCCGTTTACTCCGATGACGCCTTTGGAAAAGAGCAAATCAAGCATTACGCCGATCAAGGCTACATCATGGATCCACACACAGCAACGTGTCTTAAAGCCTACAAAGAGCTCAAAGCCAAGCCACTTCCGTGTGTGCTTTGCTCCACCGCGGAATGGACGAAATTTGCCCCAACGATGTTCAATGCCATCCAACAAAATAGCGTCAAATACAGCGATAAAGAGGCACTTGAAGGCATTAGCACCTCTTTACATGTAAAGATTCCAGAGTGCATCAGTACACTGTTTAA
- a CDS encoding DegT/DnrJ/EryC1/StrS family aminotransferase yields MREIPFYKPFIDQREKTLINEVLDLEKANKVETLEKEFIKYTGCGDAISTVNGTAAMHLAMCALDLKRGDKIICSVNAFPSVAEVVRHFDAEPIFVDIDKDDFNIDIDQLESVLKNNKAKKLKGAFISHIAGQPTDMARIYELAKIYDIKIIEDATAALGATYNGKKIGSLEADITVFRFNPQSNNSVSSAGMMTTKDPELSERARLLRNHALVGEGWDKFGNLGYVYDVVDIGLKYDLNELNAAYAIGQLEKNESFIERRMEIADIYNRELASCPHVSTPIKKRDHVYAQYIIKIDKNRDNFAKELKERGIYTGLHYIPLHLLSYYKHKYTLRVNDFPKALSNYQQILSLPIYSSLTDKDVLHICEQIKEIAKNRV; encoded by the coding sequence ATGAGAGAAATACCGTTTTATAAACCATTTATCGACCAAAGAGAAAAGACACTTATCAATGAAGTTTTGGATTTAGAAAAAGCAAACAAAGTTGAAACCCTTGAAAAAGAGTTTATAAAATACACAGGATGCGGTGACGCTATCTCTACCGTAAACGGAACAGCGGCGATGCACCTTGCGATGTGCGCTCTGGATCTTAAACGCGGTGATAAAATCATCTGCTCTGTTAATGCGTTCCCCTCCGTTGCCGAGGTTGTGCGCCATTTTGATGCTGAGCCTATCTTTGTAGACATTGACAAAGATGATTTTAACATCGATATTGACCAACTTGAGAGCGTTTTGAAAAACAATAAAGCCAAAAAGCTCAAAGGGGCATTTATCAGCCATATTGCAGGTCAACCTACGGACATGGCGCGTATTTATGAGTTGGCTAAAATTTATGATATTAAAATTATCGAAGATGCCACAGCCGCACTTGGTGCTACCTACAATGGTAAAAAAATTGGTTCATTAGAGGCAGACATCACCGTCTTTCGTTTCAATCCACAATCCAATAATTCCGTTTCCAGTGCAGGAATGATGACTACCAAAGATCCTGAACTCTCCGAGCGTGCACGTTTGCTTCGTAACCACGCACTTGTGGGCGAAGGTTGGGATAAATTTGGTAACCTTGGGTATGTGTATGATGTGGTTGATATTGGTCTTAAATACGACCTTAATGAGCTTAATGCGGCATACGCGATTGGTCAATTGGAAAAAAATGAGAGCTTTATTGAACGTCGAATGGAAATTGCAGACATTTATAACCGCGAACTCGCTTCGTGCCCCCATGTAAGCACTCCGATTAAAAAACGCGATCACGTTTATGCACAGTACATTATTAAAATTGACAAAAACCGAGATAACTTTGCAAAAGAGCTTAAAGAACGTGGTATTTACACAGGGCTTCATTACATTCCATTGCACCTTTTGAGCTACTACAAACACAAATATACCTTACGCGTCAATGACTTTCCAAAAGCGCTGAGCAATTACCAACAAATTTTATCACTCCCCATCTACTCAAGTCTAACTGATAAAGATGTGCTTCATATTTGTGAACAGATTAAAGAGATTGCTAAGAACCGTGTTTAA
- the argB gene encoding acetylglutamate kinase: MDALPYIKLFNKKTIVIKYGGAAQINPELKEQFAKDIVLLYLVGIKPIIVHGGGKKINALLDKLEVKSTFVDGLRVTDEQVMEVVEMVLSGSINKEITTLLNHHGAKAIGITGKDANFIHAKPMDDGKYGLVGNITKIDKKVLKHLIREKFIPVIAPIAAGDDVDHPGYNINADLAASKIAVAMKAKKIIFLTDTPGVLDKEGNLISSLDKTKIKALKKDGTISGGMIPKLDACLETIRGGVECAHIIDGRVQHSILLELFTKDGIGTIIKE, translated from the coding sequence ATGGACGCCCTGCCGTACATTAAACTTTTCAATAAAAAAACCATTGTAATCAAATACGGTGGTGCCGCACAAATCAACCCAGAACTCAAAGAGCAGTTTGCAAAAGATATTGTTCTGCTCTATCTTGTTGGCATTAAGCCAATCATTGTTCACGGCGGTGGCAAAAAGATCAATGCCCTCTTAGACAAACTCGAAGTCAAAAGTACCTTTGTGGACGGACTTCGCGTGACGGATGAACAAGTGATGGAAGTCGTTGAAATGGTGCTTAGCGGAAGCATCAACAAAGAGATCACCACACTTCTGAATCACCATGGCGCTAAAGCGATTGGAATTACGGGCAAAGATGCCAATTTTATCCACGCAAAACCGATGGACGATGGCAAATACGGGCTTGTGGGTAATATCACCAAAATCGATAAAAAAGTGCTCAAACACCTCATTCGTGAAAAATTTATCCCTGTTATTGCCCCCATTGCAGCAGGTGATGATGTGGATCATCCAGGGTATAACATCAACGCGGACCTCGCTGCGAGTAAAATCGCTGTGGCAATGAAAGCGAAAAAAATTATCTTTCTAACCGACACCCCAGGTGTGCTTGATAAAGAAGGCAATCTCATTTCAAGCCTCGATAAAACAAAAATCAAAGCGCTTAAAAAAGATGGCACGATTAGCGGCGGCATGATTCCCAAACTCGACGCCTGCTTAGAAACGATTAGAGGTGGGGTAGAATGCGCACACATCATTGATGGAAGAGTTCAACACTCCATTTTATTAGAGCTTTTTACCAAAGATGGTATTGGTACGATCATTAAAGAATAA